From Rutidosis leptorrhynchoides isolate AG116_Rl617_1_P2 chromosome 3, CSIRO_AGI_Rlap_v1, whole genome shotgun sequence, a single genomic window includes:
- the LOC139900451 gene encoding uncharacterized protein, with product MVSAIRDVAKETLGVAIGTSRAHKSSRESWWLNDDVQTKVALKQTRFRELTTFGEGTPAERTRIEERYKEAKREAKKAVAIAKDKAYEDLYRKLNSKEGANDIYRIAKARERRSRDLVNVKFIKNEAGQTIVKEDLIRNRWVEYFASLFCRERPERNGELHEVREYQNNCFCTRINQEEVRSSLRKMGRNKAVGTRPNSD from the coding sequence ATGGTGTCCGCTATCAGAGATGTGGCAAAAGAGACTTTAGGGGTGGCAATAGGGACATCGAGAGCCCATAAGAGTAGTAGAGAATCGTGGTGGCTTAATGACGATGTCCAAACGAAAGTCGCGTTAAAACAGACGAGGTTTAGGGAGCTCACTACTTTTGGAGAAGGGACACCTGCAGAGAGAACTAGGATAGAAGAAagatataaagaagctaaaagagaagcaAAGAAGGCCGTAGCTATTGCTAAAGACAAAGCATATGAAGATTTATATAGGAAACTAAACTCTAAAGAGGGAGCTAATGACATATATAGGATAGCTAAAGCTAGGGAGCGAAGAAGCAGGGACTTGGTTAACGTCAAATTTATCAAGAATGAAGCGGGTCAAACTATAGTGAAAGAAGACCTTATTAGGAATAGATGGGTGGAGTATTTTGCATCCCTCTTCTGTAGGGAAAGACCCGAGCGGAATGGGGAACTCCATGAGGTTCGTGAGTATCAAAACAACTGTTTCTGTACGAGGATTAACCAGGAGGAAGTTAGATCGTCtctacgaaagatggggagaaacaaagcagtaggaACCAGACCAAATTCCGATTGA
- the LOC139900452 gene encoding uncharacterized protein, giving the protein MLHGETTILSRFRHGDIVRATENFAEKYRVWLDAYHKVYKAELDQFESKTVAIKLISARKDGQEKQDFLVEIVLRTRYKNPNIASLLGFCDKGPEMILVYEHGSNGSLNDYLRSNHVTRNKLTWKVRLQICLEIARGLNHLHTKMDNEKGIIHGDIRSANILLVNKLETKLEAELELVAKIAYFGVNPLTNNGIDTKVYRDPEYERTGKLEIESDIYAFGVVLFEIFCGRLAYDSYYIVENDKGLAPIACRCFIKGTMMEIMDPILSEEEEETDVFSTTKGPNKDSLYAFLKIAYECMRKDRAKRPRMETVIKELEKVVDFQENLMNNLEISLEDINFATQNFSQENCVGEGRDWKAYKGKLPHAKADVDVKDDANANIRKAIVAKRWNSKSGEGDRQFRTELDILLKLKHENITGLEGYCNKMNQTIIVYQDVPDSSLNMYLSDASLNWMKRLEICIAVATGLEFFHKRDVTLKRVALRDIKSSSILLNVDWKAGSKVNPKNNWRAKISLLDMSLLDSLEFDTEHVSNDAYGYLDPEYVKRGSLTEKSVIYSLGVILFEILCGRLAWVDGYVDHSESLVPFAKRHYVQGKLDEMVFKGLKKQIVPKSLTTFANIAYRCLCDDGDERPEAAEVVKQLKEALEFQEEDEIWEPQLPRNYREIIAMLDSPEIYTSMRKKELYNLLSEGIFIQKEKVWLSLSSTGQVNTFISPTTFSYGDHRSHKCKSIQKSITRFPRVVKMMDITNLKIQIKINTDVLWGSFGLQIDDESGWMTIELFQFIKKKQDTVFEVSLESFSRCYCSSRSIYVQGVEFKAIDKVRLRILVIWFPL; this is encoded by the exons ATGTTGCACGGAGAAACCACAATACTCTCACGGTTTCGACACGGTGATATAGTTCGAGCCACTGAGAATTTTGCAGAGAAGTATCGTGTTTGGTTAGACGCATATCACAAGGTGTACAAAGCAGAACTTGATCAATTTGAAAGTAAAACTGTAGCAATAAAACTGATTTCCGCTAGAAAAGATGGGCAAGAAAAACAAGATTTCCTTGTAGAAATTGTACTTCGTACTCGTTATAAAAATCCCAACATAGCCTCTCTTCTTggcttttgtgacaagggtcccgaaATGATCCTTGTATACGAGCATGGTTCTAATGGAAGCCTAAATGACTATTTGAGAAGCAATCATGTTACCAGGAATAAATTGACATGGAAGGTACGTCTACAAATTTGCCTTGAGATTGCACGTGGACTCAATCATCTTCACACCAAGATGGACAATGAAAAAGGGATAATTCATGGTGACATAAGAAGTGCGAACATTCTGTTGGTCAATAAGTTGGAGACGAAGTTGGAAGCGGAGTTGGAGTTGGTGGCAAAGATTGCCTACTTTGGAGTTAATCCTCTTACCAATAATGGCATTGATACAAAAGTGTACCGGGATCCTGAATATGAAAGGACAGGTAAGCTGGAGATAGAATCGGACATTTACGCTTTTGGAGTGGTTCTATTTGAGATTTTTTGTGGGAGGTTGGCATATGATTCTTATTACATAGTTGAAAATGACAAAGGGCTTGCACCCATTGCATGCCGATGCTTCATTAAAGGTACCATGATGGAAATAATGGATCCCATTctatcagaagaagaagaagaaactgacGTGTTTTCGACGACTAAAGGACCCAATAAAGATTCTTTATATGCATTTCTGAAGATTGCATATGAGTGTATGAGAAAAGATCGAGCCAAGCGCCCGAGAATGGAAACTGTCATCAAGGAACTCGAGAAAGTAGTGGACTTCCAA GAAAACCTCATGAATAACCTCGAAATTTCACTTGAAGACATCAATTTTGCAACACAAAACTTCAGTCAAGAAAATTGTGTTGGAGAGGGAAGAGACTGGAAGGCATACAAAGGAAAACTTCCACATGCTAAGGCTGATGTTGATGTTAAAGATGATGCTAATGCTAATATACGTAAAGCCATTGTTGCAAAGCGTTGGAATAGCAAGTCTGGTGAAGGAGATCGTCAATTTAGGACGGAACTTGATATTCTTCTCAAGCTTAAGCATGAGAATATCACTGGTCTTGAAGGCTACTGTAACAAAATGAATCAAACAATTATCGTTTACCAAGATGTGCCTGATAGTAGTCTTAATATGTATTTGAGTGATGCTAGTCTTAACTGGATGAAACGGCTTGAAATATGCATAGCCGTTGCTACCGGATTAGAATTCTTTCACAAGCGTGATGTAACACTAAAGAGGGTGGCACTCAGGGACATTAAAAGCAGTAGCATTCTATTAAATGTCGATTGGAAGGCTGGCTCCAAAGTAAATCCAAAAAACAATTGGAGGGCAAAAATTTCACTTTTGGATATGTCCTTATTAGATTCATTAGAGTTTGACACGGAACATGTCAGCAATGATGCTTACGGCTACCTTGACCCGGAGTACGTCAAACGGGGTTCGTTAACAGAAAAATCTGTCATATATTCATTAGGTGTGATTTTATTCGAGATATTATGTGGGAGACTAGCGTGGGTTGATGGTTATGTGGATCACAGTGAATCATTAGTCCCTTTTGCTAAAAGACACTATGTACAAGGAAAACTTGATGAGATGGTGTTTAAGGGTTTAAAGAAACAAATTGTGCCAAAGTCACTCACTACATTTGCAAATATTGCATATCGATGTTTGTGTGATGATGGTGATGAGCGACCAGAAGCGGCTGAGGTTGTAAAACAACTTAAGGAAGCATTAGAATTTCAG GAGGAGGATGAAATTTGGGAACCCCAACTGCCTAGAAACTATAGAGAAATCATTGCTATGTTAGATTCCCCTGAGATCTACACTTCAATGCGGAAAAAGGAACTTTACAATTTGCTATCCGAGGGAATCTTCATTCAAAAGGAGAAAGTG TGGCTTTCACTAAGCAGTACTGGACAAGTTAATACATTCATATCACCAACAACGTTTTCATATGGAGACCATAGATCACATAAGTGCAAATCTATTCAGAAGTCAATTACAAG GTTTCCTAGAGTGGTGAAGATGATGGATATAACAAATTTGAAGATCCAAATCAAAATAAACACTGATGTTTTATGGGGTTCGTTTGGTCTTCAA ATAGATGATGAGAGTGGGTGGATGACGATTGAATTGTTTCAGTTCATAAAGAAAAAACAAGATACCGTTTTTGAGGTGTCACTAGAGAGCTTCTCACGATGCTATTGTAGTAGCCGATCCATTTATGTTCAAGGCGTCGAGTTTAAAGCAATCGACAAGGTACGCCTGAGAATACTAGTTATTTGGTTTCCATTATAA